CGGATGCGGGGGAAGAACTCGAAGATCCGCTCGGGCTCCCAGCGGACGCCCTGGCCGCCCTGCCGCCGGAGCCGGCCCAACTCGAGGTTCTCGGCCACCGTGAGGGTCGGGATGAGCCGGCGCCCCTGGGGCACCCAGCCCACGCCCAGGCGCGCGATCGCCTCGGGGGAGTGGCCGGCGATCTCGCGCCCGGCGAACTCGATGCGGCCGCGCGCCGGCGGGGCCAGGCCCATCACGCTCTTGAGGGTGGAGGACTTGCCGGCGCCGTTGCGGCCGAGGAGAGCCAGCACCTCGCCCGCCCTCAGCTCGAGCGAGACCTCGTGGAGGATGTGGCTCTTGCCGTAGAAGGTGTCGATGCCGGAGACGCGGAGCACCGGGGGCCCGGCCGGGCCCGAGGCGGCGCGGCCGGCCTCGGCAAAGAGGAGATCGCGGCCGTGGCCCAAATAGACTTCGTGGACTTTCGGATGCTCGCGCACCTCGGCGGCCGGGCCGTCCACCACCACGCGCCCCTCGTTCATGACGGTGATGCGGTCGGCGAGGGCGAAGACGCGGTCGATGTCGTGCTCGACCAGCAGCACCGCCATCCGCTCGCAGAGCCGGCGCAGCAATAGGGTGATGCGCTCGCGCTCGGCCGGGGCCAAGCCGGCCAGGGGCTCGTCGAGGAGCAGCACCCGGGGACAGGCCGCCAGCGGCAGCCCCAGCTCGAGGAGGCGCTGCCCACCGTAGGAGAGGCTCGAGGCGGGCACCTGCTCGAGACCCTCGAGCCCCAGGAACCGCACCAGCGCGCGGGTCTCCTCGTTCACCCGGGCGAGGCTTGTCGCGGGACGCCAGCAGTTGAAGCGCCGCGGATCGCGCGCCTGGACGCCGAGGCGCAGGTTCTCGAGCAGGGTGAGCGAGGGGAAGAGGTTGGTGATCTGAAAGGAGCGGGCGATGCCCTGGCCGACGACCCGCTCGGGGGAGAGCCCGTCGATGCGCCGGCCATCGAGGACGATCGAGCCGCCGTCGGGCGGGTACATGCCGGAGACGGCGTTGAAGAGCGTCGTCTTGCCCGCCCCGTTGGGCCCGATCAGGGCGTGCAGCCGCCGATCGGCGAGGGTGAGGTCTACCGAGTCCACCGCCGTGAAATCGCCGAAGCGCTTGCTGACCCCGCGGCAGTCGAGGAGAGGGCCCGCTGCCGGCGCTGCACCACGCAAGAAGTCGGGCACTTCAGCAGCAGGCCGCGGCGTGAGGCGCGCGGCCATGGCGGCCGCCTCCTCGTCCCGCCGGCGGAAGGGGCGGAGCAGCCGCTCGCCGAGACCAATCAGCCCCGAGGGCGAGAAGAGGATGAAGGCCATGAACATGAGCCCGAACCAGAACTGCCACGAGGCCGTGTGCTCGGAGAGCAGCTCGCGGAACAGGATGAAGAAGGCGCTGCCCAGCGCGGGGCCGAGGAAATGCCCCATGCCGCCCACGATGGTCATCGCCACGATCTCGCCCGAGAAGGCCACGTGGACCTGGTCGGCCGAGGCGAAGACCTTGAGAAAGGTGAAGAGGCAGCCGCCCAGGCCCGTCACCGCCGCGGAGAGCGTGAAAGCGATCAACTTGTAGCGCTGCACGGGGTAGCCCAGGAAGCGTGCCCGCCTCTCGTTGTCCCTGATTGCGAGCAACACCCGGCCCAAGGGGGAATGGACGACACGCCAGAACGCCCACGCGACCAGCAGGACCCCGGCCGCCGTCACGTAGTAGAAGGCCAGCTGGCTTTCGACCGGCAGCCCCAGCAGCGACCGCCGCGAGATCCCGCGCAGCCCGTTCTCGCCGCCGGTGACGGCCGTCCACCGGAAGGCCACCGAGAAGATCAGGGCCGTGAAGGCCAGCGTGAGCAAGGAGAAGTAGACGCCGCGCCGGCGCAGGGCCAGGAAGCCGACGATCAGGCCCATCGCCGCGGCGAAGAAGGTGCCGAGGACGATGGGCGCGAGCACGTGGCCGGGCAGGTAGTGGATCTGCACCAGCGCGGCGGCATAGGCCGCCAGCCCGAAGAAGGCGCCGTGGCCGAAGGAGAGGAGACCCGTGTAGCCCAGGAGGAGATTGAAGCCCAGGCCCACCAGGGCGAAGATCGCGATCTCGGTGGCGAGGCCCTCGGTCATGCCGATGGGCCGCATGGCCCACGGCAGTAGGAGCAGCGCCGCGGCCAGGAGGACGAGCGGGTGAGAGAGGCGCCGGGTCGCGCTCATTCGAAGCGCTCGAAGCGCTCGCCCATGAGCCCGCGGGGGCGCACGAGCAGGACCAGCACCATGAGGGCGTACATCGAGGCCTCGGCCGCCGGCGGGTAGAAGAGCACGGTGAGCCCGCGGACGACGCCAACGATCAGCCCCGCCCAGACCACGCCCCAGAAGCTCCCCAGCCCCCCGATCACTACGATGACGAAGGCGGCGACCAGGATCTCCGTGCCCATGGCCGGGTGCACGCCGGCCAGCGGCGCCGACATCACGCCGGCCAGTCCGGCCAGTCCCACGCCGAGCGCGAAGATGGCGGTCAGAATGGGGCTCAGCGCGATGCCGAGGGCGCGCACCATCTCGGGATCGCGGGTGCCGGCGCGGACGACCAGGCCAAAGGAGGTCTTGTTCAGCAGAAGCCAGCAGCCGGTCACGGCCGCGGCCGACACCGCCAGCACCGCGATGCGATAGCGCGAGTAGATGAAGTCGCCGAGGAAGACCTGGCCGCGGAGGGCCTCCGGGATGCCGAACGGCAGCCCCGTGGCGCCCCAGATGAGCCTCAGGCTCTGTTCTGCGGCCATAGCCAACCCAAACGTGAAGAGGAGCGCGAGCCCCGGGTCTTCTCGATAGAAGCGGCGGATGAACAGGCGCTCGATCCCCACGCCGATGAGCGCGACCCCGAGCGGGGAGAGCACCATGGCGCCGGCGAAGCCCAGGCGCCGCTGGATCTCGTAGGCCAGATAGGCGCCCAGGGCGTAGAAGGCGCCGTGGGCCAGGTTGACGACGCCGCCCAGGCTGAAGATGAGCGAGAGCCCGAGCGCGAGGACGATGTAGTACGCGCCCACGAGCAGGCCATTGGCCATGTGCTCGAGGATGACGAAGGCGGGCATGGGTCAGGTGGTGGGCGAGATCCCCCTCACCCTGACCCTCTCCCCAGAGGGGAGAGGGAATCATGAACCCTCTCCCCCTCTCTCATCTTCACCCTCTCCCCCGGAGGGGGAGAGGGGAGGGTGAGGGGGAGAGTCTGGTGAGGGGCGTGGATTACGCCAGCGTGCAGGGATTTTCCTGCCGGGTCGGCTGGATCACCTCGAAGGACTCGTTCGCGGCCGGCACCGTCTGGACCAGCTCGAAGATGTCCCACTTGTCCTTGGCGTCCTTCTTGTCCTTGACCTTGACCACGTACATTTCCTGAAGAAGCTGGTGGTCCCAGTTGCGGAAGCTGCCCTTGCGGCCCTTGAGGATGTCGAAGGTCGCGCCCTTCTCGAAGTACGGGACCCACTTGGCGGCCTCGGTGCTCTTGGTCTCCGCCATGGCCTGGAGCAGGATCTTCACCGCGACGTAATCACCCCAGGCCTGGTTGTCGGGCGGCTTGCCGTGCTTGTCGCTGTAGCGCTTCGTGAAGGCCTGCGAGGCCGGCACTGTG
This genomic window from Candidatus Rokuibacteriota bacterium contains:
- a CDS encoding ATP-binding cassette domain-containing protein → MSATRRLSHPLVLLAAALLLLPWAMRPIGMTEGLATEIAIFALVGLGFNLLLGYTGLLSFGHGAFFGLAAYAAALVQIHYLPGHVLAPIVLGTFFAAAMGLIVGFLALRRRGVYFSLLTLAFTALIFSVAFRWTAVTGGENGLRGISRRSLLGLPVESQLAFYYVTAAGVLLVAWAFWRVVHSPLGRVLLAIRDNERRARFLGYPVQRYKLIAFTLSAAVTGLGGCLFTFLKVFASADQVHVAFSGEIVAMTIVGGMGHFLGPALGSAFFILFRELLSEHTASWQFWFGLMFMAFILFSPSGLIGLGERLLRPFRRRDEEAAAMAARLTPRPAAEVPDFLRGAAPAAGPLLDCRGVSKRFGDFTAVDSVDLTLADRRLHALIGPNGAGKTTLFNAVSGMYPPDGGSIVLDGRRIDGLSPERVVGQGIARSFQITNLFPSLTLLENLRLGVQARDPRRFNCWRPATSLARVNEETRALVRFLGLEGLEQVPASSLSYGGQRLLELGLPLAACPRVLLLDEPLAGLAPAERERITLLLRRLCERMAVLLVEHDIDRVFALADRITVMNEGRVVVDGPAAEVREHPKVHEVYLGHGRDLLFAEAGRAASGPAGPPVLRVSGIDTFYGKSHILHEVSLELRAGEVLALLGRNGAGKSSTLKSVMGLAPPARGRIEFAGREIAGHSPEAIARLGVGWVPQGRRLIPTLTVAENLELGRLRRQGGQGVRWEPERIFEFFPRIRERLRSRAETLSGGEQQMVAIARALSGNLQLLLLDEPFEGLAPAVSETIFRVLDRLRREVPILIVEHDLDLVLALADRVSVLDRGRITHEGPAAPLRADRELRRQVLWGSRAL
- a CDS encoding branched-chain amino acid ABC transporter permease, which encodes MPAFVILEHMANGLLVGAYYIVLALGLSLIFSLGGVVNLAHGAFYALGAYLAYEIQRRLGFAGAMVLSPLGVALIGVGIERLFIRRFYREDPGLALLFTFGLAMAAEQSLRLIWGATGLPFGIPEALRGQVFLGDFIYSRYRIAVLAVSAAAVTGCWLLLNKTSFGLVVRAGTRDPEMVRALGIALSPILTAIFALGVGLAGLAGVMSAPLAGVHPAMGTEILVAAFVIVVIGGLGSFWGVVWAGLIVGVVRGLTVLFYPPAAEASMYALMVLVLLVRPRGLMGERFERFE